A window from Leptothermofonsia sichuanensis E412 encodes these proteins:
- a CDS encoding glycosyltransferase, with product MSHPLVSVVMPVYNAEAYVSEAIESVLAQTFSDFEFIILDDGSTDCSLQILRQYQHSDRRIKIISRENRGLIATLNEGIDCAKGRYIARMDADDIALPERFSRQVEFLEHHPNYVVVGSKVLLIDPEGLPICPFSTLTEHEAIDAAHMQGQGGAICHPASMLRRDVLQKVGGYRPEMKHAEDFDLFLRLAEVGKVANLPHILLKYRMHENSIGHTKRIEQLKSGFQALKEAYSRRSLDFQITFLDEVLSHESDSSLSKIHRVWAWQSLVSGNVKTARKHAFLALKNNLISLDSWKVFACAMRGY from the coding sequence ATGAGCCATCCACTTGTATCCGTTGTGATGCCGGTCTATAACGCCGAGGCTTATGTCAGCGAAGCCATAGAGAGTGTTCTGGCTCAAACCTTTAGTGATTTTGAATTTATTATTCTGGATGATGGTTCAACGGATTGTTCGCTACAAATACTGAGGCAATACCAGCACAGCGACAGGCGAATTAAAATCATCAGTCGAGAAAATCGTGGGTTAATTGCCACGCTGAATGAAGGGATTGACTGTGCCAAAGGACGGTACATTGCCCGCATGGATGCTGATGATATCGCGCTTCCAGAGCGGTTCTCCAGGCAAGTCGAATTCCTGGAACATCACCCCAACTACGTGGTAGTTGGCTCAAAAGTCTTATTGATTGATCCAGAGGGTTTGCCTATTTGTCCCTTCTCTACCCTGACCGAGCATGAGGCAATTGATGCTGCTCATATGCAGGGGCAGGGCGGAGCAATTTGCCATCCTGCCAGTATGCTTCGTCGTGATGTTTTACAAAAAGTGGGTGGCTATCGTCCAGAAATGAAACATGCTGAAGATTTTGATCTGTTTCTGCGTTTAGCTGAGGTGGGTAAAGTTGCCAATCTTCCCCATATCCTTCTCAAGTATCGAATGCATGAAAATAGCATTGGACACACCAAACGAATTGAGCAATTGAAATCCGGTTTTCAGGCCCTTAAAGAAGCTTATAGCCGTAGATCCCTTGATTTCCAAATTACTTTTTTAGATGAAGTGCTCAGTCATGAGAGCGACAGCAGTTTGAGTAAAATTCATCGGGTTTGGGCGTGGCAATCTTTAGTCTCTGGAAATGTTAAGACTGCCAGAAAACATGCTTTTCTGGCACTAAAAAACAACCTGATTTCTCTGGACTCCTGGAAAGTCTTTGCCTGTGCCATGAGGGGTTACTAG
- a CDS encoding oligosaccharide flippase family protein produces the protein MAAANVTSSLKNLAIRGTLWTFAGYGASRILSFGSQLILTRLLAPEIFGLMALVNTFLIGLQLFSDVGIGPSIIQNDRGDEPEFLNTAWTIQVLRGLALWLCACIGAWPFAQFYGQPELFALIIVSGFSAVISGFNSTTLFTANRHLDLGRLTLIELISQAASLVVVLHWVLRYPNIWGLVAGSMFGVLVKMILSYRWLPGIRHQFAWDWKAVQSLTKFGRWIFLSTALGFFLQYADRLVLGKFLSIGDLGIYSLAVLLSGVIQDIHSRVNQAILLPVYSKLKHLSIEELRERVRKLRLAMMAVLLPPIWISAIFGTLIIDWLFDSRYHDAGWMFQVLAAGLVVPVVSIIGPFFLAFGDSFTLLYLLIVRSIALFGSMVVGGLLFGSTGLICGVAIHHLIFYPFLVAVYRKYSLWIPWLDAAGMISSALIIAAGLYLVNTFI, from the coding sequence ATGGCTGCTGCCAACGTTACATCATCCCTCAAGAATCTTGCCATCCGTGGAACTCTATGGACATTCGCTGGCTATGGGGCAAGCAGAATCCTTAGTTTTGGTAGCCAGCTAATCTTAACCCGACTGTTAGCGCCAGAAATTTTCGGATTGATGGCTTTAGTCAACACGTTTCTGATTGGACTTCAACTTTTCTCTGACGTTGGTATTGGTCCAAGCATTATTCAGAATGATCGAGGGGACGAACCCGAGTTCCTGAACACCGCCTGGACAATCCAGGTTCTCAGAGGTCTGGCGTTATGGTTGTGCGCCTGTATTGGTGCCTGGCCCTTTGCTCAGTTTTATGGACAACCAGAGCTATTTGCACTGATCATAGTCTCTGGTTTTAGCGCTGTTATTTCGGGGTTTAATTCAACAACCCTGTTTACAGCTAACCGCCATCTTGACCTCGGACGTCTGACTCTGATTGAACTCATTTCCCAGGCAGCTTCCCTGGTCGTTGTTTTGCATTGGGTCTTACGCTATCCCAACATTTGGGGATTGGTCGCAGGCAGTATGTTTGGGGTGCTGGTAAAAATGATCCTGAGCTACAGATGGCTCCCAGGAATTCGCCATCAATTTGCCTGGGACTGGAAAGCTGTTCAGTCTCTAACAAAATTTGGGCGATGGATCTTCCTCAGCACGGCTTTAGGCTTTTTCCTTCAATACGCAGACAGATTGGTTTTAGGAAAGTTTTTGAGTATTGGAGATCTGGGGATTTATTCGCTTGCTGTTCTATTATCAGGCGTCATTCAAGATATTCATAGCCGGGTGAATCAGGCGATATTGTTGCCTGTTTACTCTAAACTCAAGCATCTTTCCATTGAAGAACTCCGGGAAAGAGTCAGAAAGTTACGTCTGGCTATGATGGCTGTGCTGCTGCCGCCCATCTGGATCTCGGCTATCTTTGGCACCCTAATCATCGACTGGCTATTTGATTCCAGATATCACGACGCTGGCTGGATGTTCCAGGTTCTGGCTGCCGGACTGGTTGTTCCAGTGGTTTCAATTATTGGTCCCTTTTTCCTTGCATTCGGCGACTCATTTACGCTGTTATATCTACTGATCGTTCGCTCAATCGCCCTGTTTGGTTCAATGGTCGTAGGAGGACTTCTTTTTGGTTCAACCGGGTTAATTTGTGGTGTCGCAATCCACCACCTCATCTTTTATCCATTTCTGGTTGCTGTGTACAGAAAGTACTCCCTCTGGATTCCCTGGCTGGATGCAGCAGGAATGATCTCTTCAGCCCTTATCATTGCTGCGGGTCTTTACTTAGTGAATACCTTTATTTAG
- a CDS encoding LuxR C-terminal-related transcriptional regulator, translated as MDTSLPNLKQSSLLQAILEGLIDGILVLSDQGEWIHANDCARRICRQLSKGIPQPDRVPQEIWNTCKRLIENLSLHPNQTVPIEDEINTESVSYRLRAQWLNLDATHPYVLVTLEDRLQSIQSLAIAEGHRYGLTPREIEVWIRHRANYTYRDIASELYISHNTVKKHMKNIHAKRHLALETH; from the coding sequence ATGGACACCTCCCTCCCGAATCTCAAACAATCTTCTTTGTTACAAGCCATCCTCGAAGGGTTGATCGACGGTATTCTGGTCCTGAGTGATCAGGGCGAGTGGATTCACGCCAATGACTGTGCTCGTCGTATCTGCCGTCAGCTATCGAAAGGCATCCCTCAGCCCGATCGCGTTCCCCAGGAAATCTGGAATACCTGTAAGCGTCTGATTGAGAACCTTAGTCTACATCCAAACCAGACAGTCCCGATTGAAGACGAAATCAATACAGAATCCGTATCCTACCGATTACGGGCCCAGTGGTTGAATCTTGATGCCACACACCCTTATGTTCTAGTTACCCTTGAAGACCGACTGCAATCTATCCAGAGCCTGGCGATCGCTGAAGGACATCGCTACGGCTTAACTCCTCGTGAAATAGAAGTCTGGATTCGCCACCGTGCCAACTATACCTATAGAGACATTGCCTCTGAGCTATACATCAGCCACAACACAGTTAAGAAACACATGAAAAATATTCATGCAAAACGCCATTTAGCCCTGGAAACCCACTAA
- the ureE gene encoding urease accessory protein UreE, with the protein MITLTQRLVEDSDRTASLTLSLTAEERTRSRHRFETTTGQPIYLQLPRGTVLRDGDLLQAEEDVVVRVIARPEPVLTITADTPLDLLKAAYHLGNRHVPLEITADYLRLSPDPVLREMLEHRGLHVLEEIQPFQPEVGAYGHGH; encoded by the coding sequence GTGATTACTTTGACACAGCGGTTGGTAGAGGATTCAGATAGGACGGCAAGCTTGACGTTGTCGTTAACCGCAGAGGAGCGGACGCGATCGCGTCATCGTTTTGAAACCACTACGGGTCAGCCAATCTACCTCCAGTTGCCCAGAGGAACTGTTTTACGAGATGGTGACTTGCTGCAAGCTGAGGAGGACGTGGTAGTTCGAGTGATTGCCAGACCAGAACCTGTGCTGACGATAACAGCAGATACACCCCTGGATTTGTTGAAAGCGGCTTATCATTTGGGCAATCGTCATGTGCCGCTGGAGATTACCGCTGATTACTTACGGCTGTCTCCCGATCCAGTATTGCGAGAAATGCTGGAGCACCGGGGGTTGCATGTGCTGGAGGAAATTCAGCCGTTTCAGCCGGAGGTGGGGGCGTATGGGCATGGGCATTAG
- a CDS encoding urease accessory protein UreF produces the protein MGLLRLLQLVSPGLPVGAYSYSEGLEFLVQVGKIQDEEGLEQWLIQELRYGAARLDAAVMVRSYRSLKLGDFEAVCRWNRWLSATRETEELRSQNWQMGRSLLRLFLDLQPGDMEGQWFGVLKREGCNFAIAFGVVAAEWGIDLRSAVLGYLHSWVTNLVGAGVKLIPLGQTTGQQLILSLNPELERATEEVLNLVDGDLCSCGWGLTLASMSHETQYSRLFRS, from the coding sequence GTGGGGTTGTTGAGGTTGTTGCAGTTGGTGAGTCCTGGGTTACCTGTAGGCGCTTACAGTTACTCGGAGGGTTTGGAGTTTCTGGTTCAGGTTGGGAAAATTCAGGATGAGGAGGGATTGGAGCAGTGGTTGATTCAGGAATTGCGCTATGGGGCGGCGCGGCTGGATGCGGCGGTGATGGTGCGGAGTTACCGATCGCTGAAGCTGGGGGATTTTGAGGCAGTTTGCCGATGGAATCGCTGGTTGTCGGCGACGCGGGAGACGGAGGAGTTGCGATCGCAGAACTGGCAGATGGGGCGATCGCTGCTGCGATTGTTTCTGGATTTGCAGCCGGGAGACATGGAGGGGCAATGGTTTGGGGTGTTGAAGCGGGAGGGGTGTAATTTTGCGATCGCTTTTGGGGTAGTGGCGGCTGAGTGGGGGATTGATCTGCGATCGGCGGTTTTAGGTTATCTGCACAGTTGGGTGACGAATCTGGTGGGTGCAGGGGTAAAGCTGATCCCACTGGGACAAACGACAGGTCAACAACTGATCTTGAGCCTGAACCCGGAGTTGGAACGGGCAACAGAGGAAGTTTTGAATCTGGTGGATGGTGATTTGTGTAGCTGTGGCTGGGGGTTAACGCTGGCGAGTATGTCCCATGAAACCCAGTACAGTCGGCTGTTCAGGAGTTAG
- a CDS encoding S10 family peptidase: protein MSDTPQKTPVTRKGNTTEQTLSLPGRSIDYTVSAEWQTLFEREKPVAEMFHVGYLVKGEQATQRPLTFVFNGGPGAASAYLHMGALGPRRVAFGARGSLPKPPLKVVDNLESWLSFTDLVFIDPIGTGFSRSLTEDREKKEKSGEKGNSEEKEKPKEVEFWEVERDLTSLAEFIQRFLSRRNRWLSPIFIAGESYGGFRVAKLARKLQQEFGVGLSGAILISPALEFSFLWGSDYNLTSWATLLPSFSAAAAHHNRARWLGDPGDLQAHITAAEQFARKTLIPLLAMGGALSQEERQTAYQQLADLIGLPLSLVERQGGRIDIEVFARELLRDQQRIVGLYDASITAIDPFPDRPIYQGIDPTLDGLDRLFTGAINSHLRDTLGVETDLSYHLLNLETFKAWKFDMKGELKQGFIGAVDDLRIGMTLNSYMQVYITHGFFDLVTPYFASNHLVDLMRLDPEIRPNLTLKHYRGGHMFYTWDESRQQWFGDMERFYQKAIEG, encoded by the coding sequence ATGTCCGACACCCCCCAAAAAACTCCCGTTACCCGCAAAGGCAACACCACGGAACAGACGCTATCGCTGCCTGGGCGATCGATTGACTATACGGTTTCGGCTGAGTGGCAAACCCTGTTTGAACGGGAGAAGCCAGTGGCAGAGATGTTTCATGTGGGGTATCTGGTGAAAGGGGAACAGGCAACTCAACGTCCCCTGACTTTTGTGTTTAATGGGGGACCGGGAGCTGCTTCTGCCTACCTGCACATGGGGGCATTGGGTCCCCGGCGGGTTGCCTTTGGTGCCAGGGGAAGTCTACCGAAACCACCGTTGAAAGTAGTGGATAATCTGGAAAGCTGGTTGAGCTTTACCGATCTGGTATTTATTGACCCGATTGGGACAGGCTTTAGCCGCAGTCTGACAGAGGATAGAGAGAAAAAAGAAAAGTCAGGCGAGAAGGGGAATTCTGAGGAAAAGGAGAAACCCAAAGAGGTGGAGTTTTGGGAGGTTGAGCGAGATTTGACCTCTCTGGCTGAATTCATTCAGCGGTTTCTCTCTCGCCGGAATCGCTGGCTGTCACCCATCTTTATTGCGGGGGAAAGTTATGGAGGCTTCCGGGTAGCAAAATTAGCTCGCAAACTTCAGCAGGAGTTTGGAGTGGGGCTATCCGGTGCGATTTTGATTTCTCCGGCATTAGAATTCAGCTTTTTATGGGGCAGCGATTACAATCTGACTTCCTGGGCAACCTTATTGCCTTCCTTTTCGGCAGCGGCAGCCCACCACAATCGCGCCCGCTGGCTGGGAGATCCTGGCGATTTACAGGCCCATATCACGGCAGCGGAACAGTTTGCTCGTAAGACTCTGATTCCGCTGTTAGCGATGGGAGGGGCACTTTCCCAGGAGGAGCGACAAACCGCGTATCAACAACTGGCGGATCTCATCGGGTTGCCATTGTCGCTGGTTGAACGCCAGGGAGGACGAATTGATATAGAAGTGTTCGCCAGGGAGTTGCTGCGCGACCAGCAGCGAATTGTGGGACTCTATGATGCCTCGATTACAGCGATCGACCCCTTCCCCGATCGCCCGATTTACCAGGGCATTGACCCTACCCTGGATGGACTGGATCGGCTGTTTACGGGCGCAATCAACAGTCATTTACGCGATACATTGGGGGTTGAAACTGACCTGTCCTACCACCTGCTGAATCTGGAAACCTTCAAAGCCTGGAAATTTGACATGAAGGGCGAGTTGAAGCAGGGGTTCATTGGTGCAGTGGATGATTTGCGTATTGGGATGACCCTCAACTCCTATATGCAGGTCTACATCACCCACGGCTTTTTTGATCTGGTCACGCCCTACTTTGCCTCTAATCACCTGGTAGACCTGATGCGGCTTGACCCGGAAATTCGCCCCAACCTGACCCTGAAACATTATCGGGGTGGGCATATGTTCTACACCTGGGATGAGTCCCGGCAGCAATGGTTTGGGGATATGGAAAGGTTTTATCAGAAGGCGATCGAGGGGTAA
- a CDS encoding sensor histidine kinase — MQLIHQFREAIRRVRQRHFDPASLQFRLTAEIALLLVLGLSSVAIWTSWKMQQILIATHTQGVENIATRFSRDVELYSEMLPLETGLQKTIDKVSVPGLVIWVKSTDEQTLLAQSDGMDSAFSTTEKLMLIAAMPLKPQVYPVGNRYLILCKSSVTVRGKLLGKVYIAQDVTRDQRQLVTAIQSLAIVCVLAIIMTLVAIALRIRRSLQPLQDMSQMAGAISAEDLDQAKLHLSHAPSELKELAQMFNRMLSRLSDAWEQQRQFVSNVSHELRTPLTVVVGYLQSLLRRSHNLSDYQKEALETATSEAERTVRLLQDLLDLARADSGYMHYRLETVILNDLVAEVAGMAEKFSHRFIRVEAEEQVEAVVDRDRLKQVLINLIDNAVKYSEFDQPVELIVGRVAQQAMIQVRDRGAGIPLQDQSRIFERFYRVDEARARSTGGHGLGLAIVKTLVEGMSGTITVRSKPGEETIFELVLPTQY, encoded by the coding sequence ATGCAACTGATTCATCAATTCAGGGAGGCGATTCGTCGGGTCAGGCAGCGACATTTCGATCCTGCATCGCTTCAGTTTCGTCTTACGGCTGAAATTGCTCTATTGCTGGTTCTGGGACTGAGCAGTGTTGCCATCTGGACCAGCTGGAAGATGCAACAGATTTTAATTGCGACTCATACCCAGGGAGTTGAAAATATTGCCACTCGCTTTTCCCGGGATGTGGAACTGTACAGTGAGATGTTGCCGCTTGAAACCGGGTTGCAGAAGACGATTGATAAGGTATCTGTACCAGGCCTGGTAATTTGGGTCAAAAGTACGGATGAGCAAACGTTGCTGGCTCAGTCTGATGGGATGGATTCAGCATTCTCTACAACAGAGAAGCTAATGTTAATTGCAGCCATGCCGCTGAAGCCACAGGTTTATCCAGTGGGTAATCGCTATCTGATTCTCTGTAAAAGTTCAGTGACGGTCAGGGGGAAACTGCTGGGTAAGGTCTACATTGCCCAGGATGTGACCCGGGACCAACGGCAACTGGTCACCGCTATCCAGAGTTTAGCGATTGTTTGTGTTCTGGCCATAATCATGACCCTGGTCGCGATCGCCCTGCGCATCCGGCGATCGCTCCAACCCTTACAGGATATGAGCCAGATGGCAGGGGCAATTTCAGCCGAGGATCTGGATCAGGCAAAATTGCACCTGAGCCATGCGCCGAGCGAATTGAAGGAACTGGCTCAAATGTTTAATCGGATGCTGTCACGACTTTCCGACGCCTGGGAACAACAGCGTCAATTTGTCAGCAATGTGTCCCACGAGTTACGCACCCCGTTGACGGTCGTTGTGGGTTATTTGCAAAGTTTGTTGCGCCGCAGTCACAACTTAAGTGACTATCAGAAGGAAGCACTGGAAACCGCCACTTCAGAAGCGGAACGCACCGTGCGTCTGCTCCAGGATTTGCTAGACCTGGCGCGGGCAGACAGTGGCTATATGCACTACCGGCTGGAAACTGTCATACTGAACGATCTGGTGGCTGAAGTGGCAGGCATGGCAGAGAAATTCAGTCATCGGTTCATCAGGGTTGAAGCAGAAGAGCAGGTAGAAGCTGTCGTAGACCGCGATCGCTTGAAACAGGTGTTGATTAATCTGATCGATAATGCAGTCAAGTATTCAGAATTTGATCAGCCGGTTGAGTTGATTGTGGGTCGAGTGGCTCAACAGGCAATGATTCAGGTACGCGATCGCGGGGCTGGCATTCCGCTTCAAGATCAGAGCCGCATTTTTGAACGCTTTTACCGCGTGGATGAAGCCCGCGCCCGTTCAACCGGAGGGCATGGTCTGGGATTGGCAATTGTAAAAACGCTGGTAGAAGGCATGAGCGGCACGATTACAGTGCGATCGAAACCAGGAGAAGAAACCATATTTGAACTTGTTTTACCGACCCAATATTGA
- a CDS encoding TldD/PmbA family protein, with protein MLATPLLRTKELPTLQYTSTADQFDQTWESPLSTLLGLGRAAGADFVEFFLERVNYISCLAEDDSITSISPRLSTGAGVRVFRGHADCYVSTNDLSFSGLKAALEKGLSILGLQLPTPGAFVPEINLEPLRDYATLRGKESWLSQCSSMREMGEVLLDANAHLQQKASHIQSRRAVYFRDWQEVMVASSDGTFARDIRLTQSVGCNLLCADGAHRSSISERSGNTSDPNFLRRWDFQSAAEGIAESAGKMLYADYVESGTYPIVMANKFGGVIFHEACGHLLETTQIEKRVTPFLDKKGEKIAHESLTAWDEGLTSDAFGTIDMDDEGMPAQRTLLIERGVLKNFLADRAGSVRTGHPRTGSGRRQNYTFAAASRMRNTYIAPGEHSLEDLFASIDRGIYCKKMGGGSVGATGQFNFAVDEAYLIENGKLTKPLKGATLIGEAKEIMNKISMCSNDLDLAAGFCGSVSGSVYVTVGQPHIKVDAITVGGR; from the coding sequence ATGCTTGCAACCCCTCTGCTTCGTACCAAAGAATTACCGACTCTGCAATACACCTCCACGGCTGACCAGTTTGACCAAACCTGGGAGTCTCCCCTGTCTACTCTACTGGGACTGGGACGGGCTGCCGGAGCAGACTTTGTCGAATTCTTTCTAGAGCGTGTGAACTACATTAGCTGTCTGGCAGAAGATGACTCTATTACCAGCATCTCCCCTCGCCTGTCTACAGGGGCAGGGGTGCGTGTCTTCCGGGGCCATGCCGATTGTTACGTCAGCACCAACGACCTGTCCTTCTCTGGGTTGAAGGCAGCACTGGAAAAAGGGCTGTCAATCCTGGGTTTACAGCTTCCTACGCCCGGTGCCTTTGTCCCTGAAATTAACCTGGAACCCCTGCGAGACTATGCCACCCTGCGAGGCAAAGAATCCTGGTTAAGCCAGTGCAGTTCCATGCGGGAGATGGGAGAAGTGCTGCTGGATGCGAACGCCCACCTGCAACAGAAAGCCAGCCACATCCAGTCCCGCCGTGCCGTCTATTTCCGTGACTGGCAGGAAGTCATGGTTGCTTCCAGCGACGGCACCTTCGCCAGAGATATTCGCCTCACCCAGTCCGTGGGCTGTAACCTCCTGTGTGCCGATGGTGCCCACCGCTCTTCCATTTCTGAGCGCTCCGGCAATACAAGCGACCCCAACTTCCTCCGCCGTTGGGACTTCCAATCAGCGGCTGAAGGAATTGCCGAATCTGCCGGTAAAATGCTCTACGCCGACTATGTGGAATCGGGCACCTACCCGATTGTTATGGCGAACAAGTTTGGTGGGGTCATCTTTCACGAAGCCTGCGGGCACCTGCTGGAAACAACCCAGATCGAGAAGCGTGTCACCCCATTCCTGGACAAGAAGGGTGAAAAGATTGCCCATGAAAGCCTGACGGCCTGGGATGAAGGGCTGACTTCAGATGCATTTGGCACGATTGACATGGATGATGAAGGGATGCCCGCCCAGCGTACCCTCCTGATTGAAAGAGGGGTACTGAAGAATTTCCTGGCAGACCGGGCAGGCTCCGTGCGAACCGGGCACCCCCGCACTGGCAGCGGTCGTCGCCAAAACTACACCTTCGCCGCTGCCTCTCGCATGCGGAATACTTACATTGCCCCCGGAGAACATTCTCTGGAGGATCTGTTTGCCTCCATCGACAGGGGTATCTATTGCAAGAAGATGGGCGGCGGCAGTGTGGGTGCCACTGGACAGTTCAACTTTGCGGTGGATGAGGCGTACCTGATTGAAAATGGTAAGCTGACAAAACCCCTCAAGGGCGCAACCCTGATTGGCGAAGCAAAGGAAATCATGAACAAGATTTCCATGTGCTCCAACGATCTGGATTTAGCTGCCGGGTTCTGTGGTTCGGTCAGCGGTAGCGTCTATGTCACCGTAGGGCAACCTCATATCAAGGTGGATGCCATCACCGTTGGTGGACGTTAA
- a CDS encoding HAD family hydrolase: MSKLQALIFDVDGTLADTERDAHRVAFNRAFAEAGLDWNWSEDRYGELIKVAGGKERILSYLDSDRPDFSPATDLWAWAKELHRAKKRHYQQLMQEGLIPLRPGVRRLIQEARSRGLRLAIATTSDPENVLALLENALAPDSASWFAAIAAGDMVATKKPAPDVYLYALEKLALPADECLAIEDSHQGLRAATGAGLQTVITVNRYTQDEDFSAAVLVLNHLGEPDLPFEAIAGSTNGATYFDLALAEYLLEAT, from the coding sequence ATGTCCAAACTTCAGGCTCTTATCTTCGATGTAGACGGAACGCTGGCAGACACAGAACGGGATGCCCATCGGGTGGCATTTAATCGGGCTTTTGCAGAGGCAGGGTTGGACTGGAACTGGTCGGAGGACCGCTATGGGGAGCTGATCAAAGTCGCGGGGGGCAAGGAGCGAATCCTGTCGTACCTGGACAGCGATCGCCCTGATTTTTCCCCCGCCACTGATCTATGGGCATGGGCGAAGGAACTGCATCGGGCCAAAAAACGCCACTATCAGCAGTTGATGCAGGAGGGGTTGATCCCGTTGCGCCCTGGGGTGCGCCGCCTGATTCAGGAAGCCCGGTCACGGGGGCTGAGATTAGCGATCGCCACCACCAGTGATCCAGAAAATGTTCTGGCTTTGTTAGAAAATGCCCTGGCTCCCGATAGTGCTTCCTGGTTTGCGGCGATCGCTGCTGGGGATATGGTTGCCACTAAAAAACCAGCTCCGGATGTATACCTCTATGCGCTGGAAAAGCTGGCATTGCCTGCCGATGAATGCCTGGCAATTGAGGATTCCCATCAGGGCTTACGGGCGGCCACTGGCGCAGGATTACAAACGGTGATTACAGTCAACAGGTATACCCAGGATGAAGATTTTTCCGCGGCGGTGCTGGTACTGAATCACCTGGGGGAACCGGATCTCCCCTTTGAAGCGATCGCTGGTTCCACCAACGGTGCCACTTATTTTGACCTTGCACTGGCAGAGTACTTGCTAGAAGCTACATAG
- a CDS encoding branched-chain amino acid ABC transporter permease produces the protein MKRQEMDPQLVQLFLNGVSVGSIIALAAVGLTLTYGILRLSNFAHGDFMTLGAYLTLVANATGLGIWLSMALGVVGTIAGVLLSEKLIWFPMRNQRASSTTLIIISIGLALFIRNGIILVWGGSNQRYNLPVAEAISVLGLRIPYYNLVVMGLAVVVIAALHYLLQNTRIGKAMRAVADDIDLARVTGINVEQVVIWTWVIAGGLTALGGGMLGLVQAVRPNMGWFLILPMFAAVILGGIGNPYGAIAGALIIGIVQEVSTYWLPTEYKLGVALAVMVLILLIRPQGLFRGTL, from the coding sequence ATGAAGAGACAAGAAATGGATCCCCAACTGGTTCAACTCTTTCTGAATGGTGTTTCAGTGGGCAGCATTATTGCCCTGGCTGCCGTTGGGCTGACGCTCACCTATGGCATTTTGCGGCTTTCCAACTTTGCCCATGGGGATTTTATGACGCTGGGAGCCTATTTAACCCTGGTTGCCAATGCAACCGGGTTAGGTATCTGGCTCTCAATGGCTTTGGGCGTTGTGGGGACGATCGCCGGAGTGCTGCTGAGTGAGAAGCTAATCTGGTTTCCCATGCGAAACCAGCGGGCTTCTTCCACAACGCTGATTATTATTTCCATTGGACTAGCGTTATTTATCCGCAATGGCATCATTCTGGTCTGGGGGGGAAGTAACCAACGCTATAACCTGCCAGTGGCTGAAGCAATTTCGGTTCTGGGATTGCGGATTCCTTACTATAATCTGGTCGTGATGGGACTGGCTGTGGTGGTAATCGCCGCCCTTCACTATTTGTTACAAAATACCCGTATTGGCAAAGCAATGCGGGCAGTTGCCGATGATATTGACCTTGCCCGTGTCACGGGAATTAATGTGGAGCAGGTCGTTATCTGGACCTGGGTAATTGCCGGAGGACTCACTGCCCTTGGCGGGGGAATGCTGGGGCTGGTACAGGCAGTACGTCCCAATATGGGCTGGTTCCTGATCTTACCGATGTTTGCGGCTGTAATTCTGGGAGGAATTGGGAATCCCTATGGGGCGATCGCAGGTGCCCTGATCATTGGGATTGTACAGGAAGTGAGCACCTATTGGTTGCCAACAGAGTATAAGTTGGGGGTTGCCCTGGCAGTCATGGTGCTGATTCTATTAATCCGTCCCCAGGGGCTATTTAGGGGAACTTTGTAG
- the psaX gene encoding photosystem I protein PsaX encodes MTQAKKPTYVFRTSWALLLLAINFIVAAYYYGYLR; translated from the coding sequence ATGACTCAAGCTAAAAAACCCACTTATGTGTTCCGTACAAGCTGGGCGTTGCTTCTGCTGGCGATTAACTTTATTGTCGCCGCCTATTACTACGGCTATTTGAGATAG